From a single Streptomyces liliifuscus genomic region:
- the argJ gene encoding bifunctional glutamate N-acetyltransferase/amino-acid acetyltransferase ArgJ — MSVTAAKGFTASGIAAGIKENGNPDLALVVNNGPELAAAGVFTSNRVKAAPVLWSEQVLKGGLVSAVILNSGGANACTGPKGFQDTHATAEKVAEVLGQNAGEVAVASTGLIGLLLPMDKLLPGVEQAAAQLSEHGGEKAAIAIKTTDSVHKTSVVTGTGWTVGGMAKGAGMLAPGLATMLVVLTTDAAVESDALDRALRAATRTTFDRVDSDGCMSTNDTVLLLASGASQVTPDETEFAEAVRKVCDDLGQQLIRDAEGASKDIKVEVVNAASEDDAVEVGRSIARNNLLKCAIHGEDPNWGRVLSAIGTTRAAFEPDQLNVAINGVWVCKNGGVGEDRDKVDMRYREVHIVADLAAGTETATIWTNDLTADYVHENSAYSS, encoded by the coding sequence GTGAGTGTCACCGCCGCCAAGGGGTTCACCGCCTCCGGCATCGCCGCCGGGATCAAGGAGAACGGCAACCCGGACCTCGCCCTCGTGGTCAACAACGGGCCCGAACTGGCCGCGGCGGGCGTCTTCACCTCCAACCGTGTGAAGGCCGCGCCGGTGCTCTGGTCCGAGCAGGTGCTGAAGGGCGGACTGGTCTCCGCCGTGATCCTCAACTCCGGTGGCGCCAACGCCTGTACGGGTCCCAAGGGCTTCCAGGACACGCACGCGACCGCCGAGAAGGTGGCCGAGGTGCTCGGGCAGAACGCCGGCGAGGTCGCCGTCGCGTCGACCGGGCTCATCGGCCTGCTGCTCCCGATGGACAAGCTCCTGCCGGGAGTTGAGCAGGCGGCCGCCCAACTCTCCGAGCACGGCGGCGAGAAGGCCGCCATCGCCATCAAGACCACCGACAGCGTCCACAAGACCTCCGTGGTCACCGGCACCGGCTGGACCGTCGGCGGCATGGCCAAGGGCGCGGGCATGCTCGCCCCCGGCCTTGCCACGATGCTCGTCGTCCTCACCACGGACGCCGCCGTCGAGAGCGACGCCCTCGACAGGGCCCTGCGCGCCGCGACCCGCACGACCTTCGACCGGGTCGACTCCGACGGCTGCATGTCGACCAACGACACCGTGCTGCTGCTCGCCTCCGGGGCATCCCAAGTCACCCCGGACGAGACGGAGTTCGCCGAGGCCGTACGGAAGGTCTGTGACGATCTCGGTCAGCAGCTGATCCGGGACGCCGAGGGCGCCAGCAAGGACATCAAGGTCGAGGTGGTCAACGCGGCGAGCGAGGACGACGCCGTCGAGGTGGGCCGCTCCATCGCCCGCAACAACCTCCTCAAGTGCGCGATCCACGGCGAGGACCCCAACTGGGGCCGCGTGCTCTCCGCCATCGGCACGACCCGAGCCGCCTTCGAGCCCGACCAGTTGAACGTGGCGATCAACGGCGTCTGGGTCTGCAAGAACGGTGGCGTCGGCGAGGACCGCGACAAGGTCGACATGCGCTACCGCGAGGTCCACATCGTCGCCGACCTCGCCGCGGGCACCGAGACCGCCACGATCTGGACCAACGACCTCACCGCCGACTACGTCCACGAGAACAGCGCGTACTCCTCATGA
- the argB gene encoding acetylglutamate kinase, whose translation MSTTRKHTALPKAQILIEALPWLTRHNGRTVVIKFGGNAMIDEDLKAAFAQDVVFLRQAGLKPVVVHGGGPQISAALDRHGIVSEFKAGLRVTTEDAMDVVRMVLAGQVQRELVGLLNQHGPLAVGLTGEDAHTITATRHQPEIDGELVDIGRVGEITAIDTGAIEALLADGRIPVVSSIARSQDDGHVYNVNADTAAAALAAALGAETLMVLTDVEGLYEDWPNSDEVISRLTARELEKLLPELASGMVPKMEGCLHAVRNGVNTARVIDGRVQHSILLEIFTDEGIGTMVVPDTEASSRQAPSRKAPNAHEPHGQEPISHEPNRHEGDAV comes from the coding sequence ATGAGCACTACCCGCAAGCACACCGCACTGCCCAAGGCGCAGATCCTCATCGAGGCGCTGCCCTGGCTGACGCGGCACAACGGCAGGACGGTCGTCATCAAGTTCGGCGGCAACGCCATGATCGACGAGGACCTGAAGGCCGCGTTCGCACAGGACGTCGTGTTCCTGCGCCAGGCCGGGCTCAAGCCCGTGGTCGTGCACGGCGGCGGCCCGCAGATCAGCGCGGCCCTGGACCGGCACGGCATCGTCAGCGAGTTCAAGGCGGGCCTGAGGGTCACCACCGAGGACGCCATGGACGTCGTACGCATGGTGCTCGCCGGACAGGTCCAGCGGGAGCTGGTCGGGCTGCTCAACCAACACGGGCCGCTCGCCGTCGGGTTGACCGGCGAGGACGCGCACACCATCACCGCCACCAGGCACCAGCCCGAGATCGACGGGGAGTTGGTCGACATCGGGCGGGTGGGCGAGATCACCGCGATCGACACGGGCGCGATCGAGGCACTGCTCGCCGACGGCCGGATCCCGGTCGTCTCGTCGATCGCCCGTAGCCAGGACGACGGACATGTCTACAACGTCAATGCTGATACGGCGGCTGCGGCACTCGCTGCGGCGCTGGGCGCCGAAACACTGATGGTCCTCACGGACGTCGAGGGACTCTACGAGGACTGGCCGAACTCCGACGAGGTCATCAGCCGGCTCACCGCGAGGGAGCTGGAGAAACTGCTGCCCGAACTGGCCAGCGGCATGGTGCCGAAGATGGAGGGCTGTCTGCACGCCGTCCGCAACGGCGTGAACACCGCCCGGGTCATCGACGGCCGGGTCCAGCACTCGATCCTGCTGGAGATCTTCACCGACGAGGGCATCGGCACGATGGTCGTGCCGGACACGGAAGCGTCGAGCAGGCAAGCGCCGAGCAGGAAAGCGCCGAACGCGCACGAGCCGCACGGGCAAGAGCCGATCAGTCATGAGCCGAACAGGCATGAGGGGGACGCCGTATGA
- a CDS encoding acetylornithine transaminase produces MTANEQLTQRWQGALMDNYGTPRLPLVRGAGTKLWDADGKEYLDFVGGIAVNALGHGHPAIVEAVSRQIASLGHVSNLFVAEPPVALAERLLQLFGREGRVYFCNSGAEANEGAFKIGRLTGRGHMVATDGGFHGRTMGALALTGQPGKREPFLPLPGDVTHVPYGDPQALAAAVTEDTALVVIEPVQGENGVVVPPPGYLKAARAITAATGTLLVLDEVQTGVGRTGHWFEYQAHEGVLPDIVTLAKGLGGGLPLGATVAFGRAAQLLKPGHHGTTFGGNPVACAAGLAVLDTIEAEGLLENVKRTSEKLRDGIEALGHPLIGHVRGAGLLLGIVLTEPLAPRVQQTAQDAGLLVNAPAPDVVRLMPPLNVSDDEVDVFLRALPGVLDQARDADVDGAS; encoded by the coding sequence ATGACCGCCAACGAACAGCTCACCCAGCGATGGCAGGGTGCGCTCATGGACAACTACGGCACCCCGCGGCTGCCCCTCGTCCGGGGCGCGGGCACCAAGCTGTGGGACGCCGACGGCAAGGAGTACCTGGACTTCGTCGGCGGGATCGCGGTCAACGCGCTCGGCCACGGCCACCCGGCGATCGTCGAGGCCGTCAGCCGGCAGATCGCCTCCCTCGGCCATGTCTCCAACCTCTTCGTCGCCGAGCCGCCCGTCGCGCTCGCCGAACGGCTCCTCCAGCTCTTCGGACGGGAGGGCCGGGTCTACTTCTGCAACTCGGGGGCCGAGGCCAACGAGGGCGCCTTCAAGATCGGCCGGCTCACGGGCCGCGGTCACATGGTGGCGACCGACGGCGGTTTCCACGGCCGGACCATGGGCGCGCTCGCGCTCACCGGCCAGCCGGGCAAGCGGGAGCCGTTCCTGCCGCTGCCGGGCGATGTCACGCATGTGCCGTACGGGGACCCGCAGGCGCTCGCCGCCGCCGTCACCGAGGACACCGCGCTGGTCGTCATCGAGCCGGTCCAGGGCGAGAACGGCGTGGTCGTGCCGCCGCCCGGTTACCTGAAGGCGGCCCGCGCCATCACCGCCGCCACCGGCACGCTCCTCGTCCTCGACGAGGTGCAGACGGGTGTCGGCCGGACGGGGCACTGGTTCGAGTACCAGGCCCACGAGGGTGTCCTGCCGGACATCGTCACGCTCGCCAAGGGCCTCGGCGGCGGGCTTCCGCTCGGCGCGACCGTCGCCTTCGGCCGGGCCGCGCAGCTGCTGAAGCCCGGCCACCATGGCACGACCTTCGGCGGCAACCCGGTGGCCTGCGCCGCCGGACTCGCCGTCCTCGACACGATCGAGGCGGAGGGGCTGCTGGAGAACGTGAAGCGGACGAGCGAGAAGCTGCGGGACGGAATCGAGGCGCTCGGCCACCCGCTGATCGGTCATGTCCGGGGAGCGGGCCTCCTCCTGGGTATCGTGCTCACCGAGCCGCTCGCGCCCCGGGTGCAGCAGACGGCTCAGGACGCCGGTCTCCTGGTGAACGCGCCCGCCCCCGATGTCGTACGGCTGATGCCGCCGCTGAACGTGAGCGACGACGAGGTGGACGTGTTCCTGCGGGCCCTGCCCGGCGTCCTCGACCAGGCCCGAGACGCCGACGTGGACGGAGCATCCTGA
- a CDS encoding arginine repressor, translating to MSQAQDHEHAGPAVPQTRTARHRRIVDILNRQPVRSQSQLAKLLADDGLNVTQATLSRDLDELNAVKIRNNDGDLIYAVPSEGGFRTPRAPLGESAKEERMRRLSSELLISAEASANLVVLRTPPGAAQFLASAIDQAELQDILGTIAGDDTLLLISRNPTGGQALADHLLRLAQNHH from the coding sequence ATGAGTCAGGCGCAGGACCACGAGCACGCGGGGCCCGCGGTCCCGCAGACCCGCACCGCACGCCACCGCCGGATCGTGGACATCCTCAACCGGCAACCGGTGCGTTCGCAGAGCCAGTTGGCCAAGCTTCTTGCCGACGACGGGCTGAACGTCACTCAGGCGACGCTCTCCCGGGACCTGGACGAGCTGAACGCGGTGAAGATCCGCAACAACGACGGCGACCTGATCTACGCGGTGCCGAGTGAGGGGGGTTTCCGTACGCCTCGCGCGCCGCTGGGGGAGTCGGCGAAGGAGGAGCGGATGCGGAGGCTGTCCTCGGAGCTGTTGATCTCCGCGGAGGCTTCGGCGAATCTCGTGGTGCTGCGGACCCCTCCGGGGGCTGCGCAGTTTCTTGCCTCGGCGATCGACCAGGCGGAGTTGCAGGACATTCTCGGGACGATCGCCGGGGATGACACGTTGCTGTTGATCAGCCGGAATCCCACGGGTGGGCAGGCGTTGGCCGATCATTTGCTGCGGTTGGCTCAGAATCACCATTGA
- a CDS encoding FAD:protein FMN transferase codes for MGTVFSFDVRGGEPEAVQAALAEAVAQLHAVDRVFSTYREDSQISRLARGELTVDGCDPEVAEVLELCAEAERLSDGWFSTRYAGLIDPTGMVKGWAVERVARHLVAAGASGVSVNGGGDVQMYGVPGPHRPWRVGVSDPLRPGGLAAVVSAAGVDELAVATSGSAERGTHIVDPRTGRSAVTDLVAVTVVGPRITWADAWATAAFAMGSRQALTWLESLPDVEALLITAGDEVRCTGGLANRLG; via the coding sequence ATGGGCACGGTCTTCTCCTTCGACGTACGGGGCGGTGAACCCGAGGCCGTACAGGCCGCGTTGGCGGAGGCCGTGGCCCAACTCCACGCGGTGGACAGGGTGTTCAGCACCTACCGCGAGGACAGCCAGATCTCCCGGCTGGCGCGCGGCGAACTGACCGTCGACGGTTGCGACCCGGAGGTCGCCGAGGTGCTCGAACTGTGCGCCGAGGCCGAGCGGTTGAGCGACGGTTGGTTCAGTACGAGATACGCGGGTCTCATCGACCCGACCGGCATGGTGAAGGGCTGGGCCGTCGAGCGCGTGGCCCGGCATCTCGTCGCGGCCGGGGCGAGCGGCGTCAGCGTGAACGGCGGCGGCGACGTGCAGATGTACGGCGTGCCGGGGCCGCACCGGCCCTGGCGGGTCGGCGTCTCCGATCCGCTGCGGCCCGGCGGTCTGGCCGCCGTGGTCTCCGCGGCCGGTGTCGACGAGCTGGCCGTGGCCACCTCCGGCTCCGCCGAGCGCGGCACCCACATCGTGGACCCCCGCACCGGCCGCTCCGCGGTCACCGACCTGGTCGCCGTGACCGTCGTGGGCCCCCGCATCACCTGGGCCGACGCCTGGGCCACAGCCGCCTTCGCCATGGGCTCCCGCCAGGCCCTGACCTGGCTGGAATCCCTACCGGACGTCGAGGCCCTACTGATCACGGCAGGCGACGAGGTCAGATGCACGGGAGGCCTGGCCAACAGGCTGGGCTGA
- a CDS encoding FMN-binding protein: MKKSHPLRRIVLAGAATVSGIVLLLTLKPSSDPAAASAEGTPQGQQSVAPQGSGGVQAAGNGDQTLTGDVVKTEYGNVQVRVTMSGGKITSAAAVQAPSGGRSTEVSTNSVPKLNQAAIQAGSADIDAVSGATYTSGGYKKSLQSALDKAGSSAATGGGSGGGGGSADASGSTGGGGAAQAKTLTGTAVETDYGPVQVRITVTGGKITKAEAVQSPSGGRSSQISGDAVPKLNQAAVAAGSADIDAVSGATYTSGGYKESLQSALDQAGG; this comes from the coding sequence ATGAAGAAGAGCCACCCCCTGCGACGAATCGTGCTGGCCGGTGCCGCCACGGTGTCCGGGATCGTGCTGCTGCTGACGCTGAAGCCCTCCTCGGACCCGGCGGCCGCGTCGGCCGAGGGCACGCCACAAGGGCAGCAGTCGGTCGCGCCCCAGGGATCCGGAGGCGTGCAGGCCGCGGGCAACGGTGACCAGACCCTCACCGGTGACGTCGTCAAGACCGAGTACGGCAATGTCCAGGTCCGGGTCACCATGAGCGGCGGGAAGATCACCTCGGCCGCCGCCGTCCAGGCACCCAGCGGCGGGCGCAGTACCGAGGTCAGCACCAACTCGGTGCCCAAGCTCAACCAGGCGGCGATCCAGGCGGGCAGCGCCGACATCGACGCGGTCTCGGGTGCCACCTACACGAGCGGCGGCTACAAGAAGTCCCTGCAGTCGGCCCTCGACAAGGCGGGCTCGTCCGCGGCGACCGGCGGTGGCTCGGGCGGCGGAGGCGGCTCGGCCGACGCGAGCGGGTCCACCGGCGGCGGGGGTGCCGCCCAGGCGAAGACCCTCACGGGCACGGCCGTCGAGACCGACTACGGCCCCGTGCAGGTCCGGATCACCGTCACCGGCGGGAAGATCACCAAGGCCGAGGCGGTGCAGTCGCCCAGCGGCGGACGCAGCAGCCAGATCAGCGGTGACGCGGTGCCCAAGCTCAACCAGGCCGCGGTCGCGGCGGGCAGCGCCGACATCGACGCCGTGTCCGGCGCCACGTACACCAGCGGCGGCTACAAGGAGTCCCTGCAGTCGGCCCTGGACCAGGCCGGTGGCTGA